From Paenibacillus graminis:
AGAGGATTTTTGCTATAGTTTCAATGGATTGGCCCGCCGTTACTGCGGGTCTTTTGTTTGATTTCTGAGGATACCCGGGCAAGGCATCTGCTTCCTTGCACTGGTTAGTCCAATAGGGTGAATGCGATGCTCGGCAGCTTTAAGTCGGGTTCGAAATTCACAGCCGATAAGGACAAAAATTCACTTTGGGATGTTCTTGTGTTACAATTAGACCGGATGGTCGGTTTAGAAGGAGGTGGTCAGGATTAAAGGGCGTTCTGACGGAGAAGAGACAAAGAAACGGATTGTGCAGAAGGCTGCGCAGCTGTTTGTTCAAAAAGGATATGGAGCTGTAACGATGAATGAGGTCTGTTCAGCGGCAAAGGTCAGCAAAGGCAGCCTGTATCACCATTTTCCCAGCAAGGATGAGCTGTTCCTGTACGTGGTCGAAGACGATACGGAGCAATGGCTTTCCCAGTGGGCAGAGAAAAGCAGCCGCATCAGCGGCCTGGAAGAGCGTTTCTATGCGCTGGGCGAGCATTATGCGAATGATTTCCAGAATCCCCTGATCCGGGCGCTGGAGGAGTATGCCAGATCCCGCCCCCATTCCGACGAGGTTCATCAGCGTCTGGCGCAGCTCTGCGAATCTGCCTCGGAAGCCTGCCGGAATCTGCTGCAAGAGGGAATGGATACCGGATATCTGATAAAGGGAAATCTGGACAATTACGTTATCATTGTAAGCGGTTTGCTGGAGGGAGTCGCCAGAGTCAGCGAGATTATGGCTGCGGCGAAGGCGCCGGAGGATATCATGCAATATTACCGCGAAGCGATAGGGCTGCTGCTGCAGGGGATACGTGCCCGGTAGAAACCCGGGTTAATAACACTGCCTATGTAAGCCTCCATGAGAGATTCGTCAACATCGCCGGCAGAACTCCGCCAGGAGGTTTCTTTATATAAGCAACGTAGACTTCGGCCTCCAGTGCGGGGAAGAATGGCGGAATGAGAGGTAAAAGTACCTTTGATTTCTCCAAAAGCGGGTTGCAGTGCGGAATGAGAAGTAAAAGTACCTTTGATTTCGCTAAAAGCGGGTTCTAGTGCGGAATGAGAGGTAAAAGTACCTTTGATTTCGCTAAAAGCGGGTTGCAGTGCGGAATGAGAGGTAAAGGTACCTTTGATTTCGGCATGAAGGCGCAATATTTTCGCGTATCTATCGCCAGCCGGGTAATTTTCTTTTTGCATATAAATAGACCGGATGGTCGGTCTTATTGGTTTATTATTTTTTTACTTAAAGGAACACCAAAGATAGAAGAAATGGGTTCTGGGAATACGGAGGTTACTCAAATGAAATTATTACTTAGAAACCGGGGAGCAATGCTGCTCCTGATGCTGAATATCTTTCTGGCGTTTACAGGGATCGGACTGGTTGTGCCGATTATGCCCACATATATGAATGAGCTGGGGATCGGAGGCAGCATTGTCGGACTGCTGGTGGCAGCCTTTTCGCTGACCCAACTGATTCTGTCCCCTTTTGCAGGCGGGGTGTCCGACCGGATGGGCCGCAAAAAAATCATTGTCGGCGGTTTGGTAGTATTTGCGCTGTCTGAGCTGCTGTTTGGTCTTGCCGAGTCAAGCTGGCTGCTGTTTGCGTCGCGAATGCTGGGAGGGGCCGGAGCGGCAATGATTATGCCTGCGGTCATGGCCTATGTGGCGGATACGACCTCTATGGAGGAACGGGCCAAAGGCATGGGGCTGATCAATGCGGCGATTACCACCGGCTTTATCATTGGACCGGGACTCGGCGGCTATCTGGCTGAGCTTGGCATCCGTGTGCCCTTCTTCGCAGCTGCGGGGGCAGCGGCGTTTGTTGCTGTGATGACCCTTATCGTACTGCCGGAATCACGTTTAACCGCACAGCTGGGCACAGTCAAGCCTATGCAGGAAAATAAAGACAGGCTTATTTCCCAGCTGGTACGTTCCTACCGCGAGCCTTATTTCTTCGGATTGCTGATCGTCTTTGTGCTGTCCTTTGGACTTGCCAATTATGAAACAGTATTCGGATTGTTTGTGGATCATAAGTTTGGCTTCACACCCAAAGATATTGCCTTTGTGATAACCTTTGGTTCGATTTCGGGAGCAGTGATTCAGGTTACGGCGTTCAGCTGGATTCTGAATCGTTTTGGGGAAAATAAGGTCATTTCGGCTTCACTGCTTATTTCCGGCCTGTCCATCTTCCTGACTTTATTTGTGCATGGCTACTGGGCCATTGTCACTGTAACCTTCATTGTGTTTCTTGCGATGGATATTCTGCGGCCCGCTGTCGGCACGCAGCTCTCCAAAATGGCTGTAGAGTCCCAGCAGGGCTTCGTGATGGGCATGAACTCCGCCTACACAAGTCTAGGGAATATTGCCGGACCCATTGTTGCCGGAGTCCTCTTCGACCTCGATATCAACTTTCCGTATGCTGTGGCCGCGCTTGTACTCGTTCTCTGCTTTTTGCTGTCGCTCGGTTCAGGAAAACGGATGAGCCGCCCGGACCTGCAAGCGAATCATAGCGATTAATCTTCTCAGGATTTTGGCACGGGGCTAATCTGTGATACTATTTTAGGTAGACTATATGAACACAGACCGTGTACGGAAAGAGGGATTTCATTGACGGTGGATACGAATCAAGCGGGTCCGGCAGCTGAAGAGGCGCTGGCCCGCCAGGAGCAGGAAACGATCACACAGGCGATAGCCAAGGAGCTTGGCATCAGTGTGAAGCAGGTACGGACTACGGTAGGGCTGCTGGATGAGGGGAATACGATTCCTTTTATCGCCCGGTACCGCAAGGAAATGACCGGTGAGCTGGACGAGAACGTACTGCGCGATATTGAAGAGCGGCTCAGCTATTTGCGCAATCTCGGGGACCGCAAAAAGGATGTGCTCCGCAGCATTGAAGAGCAGGGGAAGCTGACCCAAGAGCTGCAGGAGCAGATTCTGAAGGCGGTGAAGCTGCAGGAAGTGGAGGATCTGTACCGCCCGTTCCGCCAGAAGCGCAAGACGCGCGCCAGTGTCGCCAAGGAGAAGGGTCTGGAGCCGTTGGCCGACTGGGTAATGGAGCAGCGCCGCCAGGGCCAACCGCTAGAGGAGGCCGCTAAATATATAGATGCCGAAAAAGGTGTGGAGAGCGCAGAGCTGGCTCTTCAAGGTGCGATGGACATCATCGCGGAGAACATTGCCGACGATCCTACCATCCGCTCCTGGGTCCGCCAGTATACAGCCAGCCAAGGCATACTGGTCTCGGAAGCTAAGGATGCGGAGCAGGAGAGTGTCTACGAGAACTATTACAATTACCGTGAACCGGTACATAAAATGCCGCCGCACCGCATTCTCGCCATCAACCGCGGCGAACGGGAAAATGTGCTGAAGGTCGGCATAGAAGTGACGGCTGACAAGATTCATGCCTTTATCCTGCGAAAGCTGGTGAAGGGGCCATCTCCGGTCAAAGAACTGCTGGAAGCAGTGACCGAGGATGCCTACAAACGGCTGATCGCGCCTTCCGTGGAGCGCGAGGTGCGCGGGGAGATGACGGAAAAGGGGGAAACGCAAGCGATTTCCATCTTCTCCGGAAATCTGCGCAGCCTGCTGCTGCAGCCGCCGGTGAAGGGGCGAAACGTGCTGGGCGTCGACCCGGCCTACCGCACCGGCTGCAAGCTGGCCGTGGTGGACGACACCGGCAAGCTGCTGGAGGTGGCGGTCACCTATCCGACGCCGCCAAACAACAAGAAGCGGGAGGCGGCGGCGAAGTTCAAAGAGCTGATTGCCAAATATGGCATCCAGCTCATTGTCATCGGCAACGGCACCGGCTCGCGGGAGACGGAGCAGTTCACCGCCGAGGTGATCGCAGAGATCGGCGATCCGGGGCTGGCGTACCTCATTGTCAATGAGGCCGGAGCCAGCGTGTATTCTGCCTCCAAGCTGGCGCAGGAGGAGTTCCCGGACCTCGATGTGGCGGAGCGCAGCGCCGCCTCCATCGCCCGCCGCGTGCAGGACCCGCTCGCGGAGCTGGTGAAGATCGACCCGAAGGCGATCGGTGTCGGGCAGTACCAGCATGACGTCTCCCAGAAGCATCTGGAGGAAAGTCTGAAAGGCGTCGTAGAATCGGCGGTCAACCACGTCGGCGTCGATGTGAATACCGCGTCGGCTTCCCTGCTGTCCTATGTGGCGGGAGTCAATGCGACCATTGCCAAGAATATAGTGAAGTTCCGCGAGGAGAACGGCAAGTTCACGACCCGGAAGCAGCTGCAGAAGGTACCGCGCCTTGGCGCCAAGTCCTATGAGCAGTGCATCGGCTTCCTGCGTATTCCCGGCGGCGACAACACGCTGGACCGTACGCCCATCCACCCGGAATCCTATCCGGTAGTGGATCGTCTATTCCGCGAGCTGGGGCTCGATGTGGCCTCGCTCGGCAGCAAAGAAGTAGCCGAACAGCTTCAGGCGCAGGATGCCGCTGAGCTGGCGGTGAAGCTTGATGTCGGCGTGCCTACGCTGCGCGACATCCTGGAGAGCCTGCAGCGTCCGGGCCGCGATCCGCGCGAGGAGCTGCCGCTGCCGATCTTCCGCACGGATGTGCTGAAGATCGAAGACCTGGTTCCCGGTATGGAAATGCAGGGAACTGTGCGCAACGTGATCGATTTCGGCGCCTTCGTCGATATCGGCATCAAGAACGACGGGCTGGTGCATATATCCCAGCTTAGCGGCAGCTACGTGAAGCATCCGATGGACGTTGTCTCCGTGGGAGACAATGTCACCGTATGGGTGCTGGGCGTCGACCTCAAGAAAGGCCGGGTCAGCCTGACCATGCGCCCGCCGAGCGGCAATGATGGAGGCGCGAAATAAACCGCACCCCTAAGCCACCTGCTTCGACTTCCGAGGCAGGTGTTTTTTTGTTAGTTAGGAAATTATGATTTCCCTTACTTATGGACAAGATGTACACAAAGTTGGGTTAAGTAGAAGTGAATTCAGCAGATTTACCCAGAAGGGTAAAAAATCCAGTCGAAGTTGGTAGCCTTCTTGAGCCCTTTTTGCCCCCTTTTATTACAAATAGCGCCTTTCAAAAAATTAGCTGAGCAATGCTATAGAAGTTGAACTTAAAGAATTCATAAAAGGGTAGAAGTGCGGAGGGGAAGTTTAGATACTTACAGAGCGGCAGCGTCCGCCTTTGTCACCGGATTTCAACCGCTAAAGCCGGTTCAAATCAAAAAATTCTTACGACAACAGCGGCTGGAAGTCCAAACATTCCCCGCAGTGGCGACCATACCCCACAAAGTAAAACAAAAGTTCAACTTATATAGTTGGAAAAAGGGAGCTTATTTCTCCCCAAAATCAGCAAATGTAAGATTTAAGTGGAAAAAGGAAACTTAATTGGGCTATTTTAGATTAATAGGAACGGAATGAGCAAAATTAGCTGCCCTTTTCCACTTCGCTTACGGAGAATGGGGTGTACGAGCAAATTAGTTGCCCATTTTCCACTTCGCTTGCGGAAAATGGGGTGTATGAGCAAATTAGCTGCCCTTTTTCCACTTGGTATGGCCGAAGGATTCGTAAAGGGTTCGCCAGGCGACGCTAAACTGAAATTATAAACGGCTACGCCGTTCAGTGAAGGACGGTGCAGCCGTATATTGTTCACAGTACTGAATGGTTATAATTATTTTTCATCTTTCTGTCCTCTTGCTTCCATGTTACGATTTGGAAAAAATATAAGACAGGTGGGTAAGCATTGAATGAAACTGTGATCCGGAATTTTAGGCAGGAAGATATGGCAGCGCTGGGTGAGTTTTATCAGGCGGTGACGGCAGGCGGTCCTGTGATCTTTTGGTGGGTGGGCGAAGAAGAGAATGTTGTCAATGTGTTTTGCGCTTTTGAAGGAAACCGGATGGTGGCCAAAGGCCAGGTTGGGGTATTCAATATCATTCCAACTGAAAGTGCGCCGGAGAATAAGCATAAGATTTTTATCAATTTGAAGGTTGTGCCGGGCAGGGAAGAGGACGTGGAACTGCTGAATGGTGTGTATGAGCGTCTGCTGGCGCGGGCTTATGCTATGAAGGAGACGCTGCCGGATGGTCACGGCACACTATTGTGTGTGGGGAACTATTCGGCTGAAACGGGCTATCACCGTTATTTTCAGGAGCAGCAGGGCTACCGGTATTTACATAGTCTGTATAGCATGCAATGTGACTTGACGAAGCCCGTTGTGGATATGCCGCTTCCTGATGGACTGGACTGGACACATTGGGGAATGGAGACCCGTGAAGAGCAGAACCGGTACATGAAGCTGGAATCAGAGGTGTGGCCGGAGGCGCCGATTGGAGCGGAACGGCTTGCTGAATATCGCGCGCACCCGCTGTGGACCGCCATTATTGCCCGGGAAGCAGGGACGGTGGTTGCCAGTGTGATGGCTTGGCAGGAAGATGCGGGTGGCGTTATTGAGGATGTGTTCGTCCGGGAAGCGTGGAGAAGACGCGGCATTGCCCGCTTCCTGCTGGCTGAAGCCCTGAAATATTTGCAGGGGCATGGGCTTGAAACCGCCTCACTGATCACCGGAACCGACAACGACTCTGCCCAGGCCCTGTATCAATCGGTTGGTTTTCACATTGTAAGCGAAGAAACCAG
This genomic window contains:
- a CDS encoding MFS transporter, which translates into the protein MKLLLRNRGAMLLLMLNIFLAFTGIGLVVPIMPTYMNELGIGGSIVGLLVAAFSLTQLILSPFAGGVSDRMGRKKIIVGGLVVFALSELLFGLAESSWLLFASRMLGGAGAAMIMPAVMAYVADTTSMEERAKGMGLINAAITTGFIIGPGLGGYLAELGIRVPFFAAAGAAAFVAVMTLIVLPESRLTAQLGTVKPMQENKDRLISQLVRSYREPYFFGLLIVFVLSFGLANYETVFGLFVDHKFGFTPKDIAFVITFGSISGAVIQVTAFSWILNRFGENKVISASLLISGLSIFLTLFVHGYWAIVTVTFIVFLAMDILRPAVGTQLSKMAVESQQGFVMGMNSAYTSLGNIAGPIVAGVLFDLDINFPYAVAALVLVLCFLLSLGSGKRMSRPDLQANHSD
- a CDS encoding GNAT family N-acetyltransferase, whose product is MNETVIRNFRQEDMAALGEFYQAVTAGGPVIFWWVGEEENVVNVFCAFEGNRMVAKGQVGVFNIIPTESAPENKHKIFINLKVVPGREEDVELLNGVYERLLARAYAMKETLPDGHGTLLCVGNYSAETGYHRYFQEQQGYRYLHSLYSMQCDLTKPVVDMPLPDGLDWTHWGMETREEQNRYMKLESEVWPEAPIGAERLAEYRAHPLWTAIIAREAGTVVASVMAWQEDAGGVIEDVFVREAWRRRGIARFLLAEALKYLQGHGLETASLITGTDNDSAQALYQSVGFHIVSEETRYYMEL
- a CDS encoding Tex family protein, producing the protein MARQEQETITQAIAKELGISVKQVRTTVGLLDEGNTIPFIARYRKEMTGELDENVLRDIEERLSYLRNLGDRKKDVLRSIEEQGKLTQELQEQILKAVKLQEVEDLYRPFRQKRKTRASVAKEKGLEPLADWVMEQRRQGQPLEEAAKYIDAEKGVESAELALQGAMDIIAENIADDPTIRSWVRQYTASQGILVSEAKDAEQESVYENYYNYREPVHKMPPHRILAINRGERENVLKVGIEVTADKIHAFILRKLVKGPSPVKELLEAVTEDAYKRLIAPSVEREVRGEMTEKGETQAISIFSGNLRSLLLQPPVKGRNVLGVDPAYRTGCKLAVVDDTGKLLEVAVTYPTPPNNKKREAAAKFKELIAKYGIQLIVIGNGTGSRETEQFTAEVIAEIGDPGLAYLIVNEAGASVYSASKLAQEEFPDLDVAERSAASIARRVQDPLAELVKIDPKAIGVGQYQHDVSQKHLEESLKGVVESAVNHVGVDVNTASASLLSYVAGVNATIAKNIVKFREENGKFTTRKQLQKVPRLGAKSYEQCIGFLRIPGGDNTLDRTPIHPESYPVVDRLFRELGLDVASLGSKEVAEQLQAQDAAELAVKLDVGVPTLRDILESLQRPGRDPREELPLPIFRTDVLKIEDLVPGMEMQGTVRNVIDFGAFVDIGIKNDGLVHISQLSGSYVKHPMDVVSVGDNVTVWVLGVDLKKGRVSLTMRPPSGNDGGAK
- a CDS encoding TetR/AcrR family transcriptional regulator → MVRIKGRSDGEETKKRIVQKAAQLFVQKGYGAVTMNEVCSAAKVSKGSLYHHFPSKDELFLYVVEDDTEQWLSQWAEKSSRISGLEERFYALGEHYANDFQNPLIRALEEYARSRPHSDEVHQRLAQLCESASEACRNLLQEGMDTGYLIKGNLDNYVIIVSGLLEGVARVSEIMAAAKAPEDIMQYYREAIGLLLQGIRAR